One Planctomycetaceae bacterium genomic window carries:
- a CDS encoding PQQ-binding-like beta-propeller repeat protein: MLRSAVTITTSLILLNLAPACRAADVVWPGWLGPERNGWVSVFEPPEEWPEMLTKVWQADVGTGYGSPLVSDGRVYQHARQVEDEVVWCFDLATGKVLWRKSYPAPFTIGGGGEFHGKGPKSSPALSDGRLFTMSITGVLTAWDADSGARLWQSNYGSRFKSSQPYWGVSTSPIVDGDHIIAHFGTDDEGALTALDVQTGQEAWSLAGDGASYSSPLLAEIDGVKQVVEWNHRALVGVDRSTGRRLWEYPFPHEGSNQNMPTPALDDGRVLLSGENRGFHSLQPQLRDGSWTVTKNWNNNDVALDMSSAVMNGGLLYGFSHYGSGRLFCLDPKSGEVLWQSPGRVGSNVMFLSIPGHVVALVDNGELQVIRATGERFQNVATYRVSETPTWAPPVLLPTQVLVKDLQTLTLWSLTPDGAAANAP; the protein is encoded by the coding sequence ATGCTGCGTTCTGCGGTGACCATCACCACATCACTGATTTTGCTGAACTTAGCACCTGCCTGCCGCGCCGCGGATGTTGTCTGGCCGGGCTGGCTGGGGCCGGAACGAAACGGCTGGGTGAGCGTTTTTGAGCCGCCCGAAGAATGGCCGGAAATGCTGACGAAAGTCTGGCAGGCGGATGTCGGGACCGGGTACGGTTCGCCGCTGGTGTCCGACGGTCGAGTCTACCAGCACGCTCGGCAGGTCGAGGACGAAGTGGTCTGGTGCTTTGACCTGGCGACGGGCAAGGTCCTGTGGCGGAAGAGCTATCCCGCGCCGTTCACGATCGGTGGCGGCGGTGAGTTTCACGGGAAGGGACCGAAGTCGTCCCCCGCGCTGTCCGACGGCCGGCTGTTCACGATGAGCATCACGGGAGTACTAACGGCCTGGGACGCGGATTCCGGAGCGCGCCTGTGGCAAAGCAACTACGGTTCACGATTCAAGAGCAGTCAGCCGTATTGGGGAGTCTCCACGTCGCCGATCGTGGACGGCGATCACATCATCGCTCACTTCGGAACCGACGACGAAGGCGCGCTGACCGCTTTGGACGTGCAGACCGGGCAGGAAGCGTGGAGTCTGGCGGGAGACGGCGCGTCATATTCGTCACCGCTGCTGGCGGAGATCGACGGCGTGAAGCAGGTTGTCGAGTGGAATCACCGGGCACTGGTCGGCGTCGACCGCAGTACCGGCCGCAGGTTGTGGGAGTATCCGTTTCCGCACGAAGGCAGCAATCAGAACATGCCGACTCCCGCTCTGGACGACGGCCGCGTGCTGCTCAGCGGTGAAAATCGCGGGTTCCACAGTCTTCAGCCGCAGCTGCGCGACGGTTCATGGACCGTGACAAAGAACTGGAACAACAACGACGTGGCGCTCGACATGAGTTCCGCGGTCATGAATGGCGGCCTGCTGTACGGCTTTTCTCACTATGGATCCGGGCGACTGTTTTGTCTCGATCCAAAGTCCGGCGAAGTGCTGTGGCAGAGTCCCGGGCGAGTCGGCAGCAACGTGATGTTTCTGTCGATTCCCGGCCACGTCGTCGCACTCGTCGACAACGGTGAACTGCAGGTGATTCGCGCCACCGGCGAGCGTTTTCAGAATGTCGCGACGTACCGCGTTTCGGAAACGCCCACCTGGGCTCCTCCTGTTCTGCTTCCGACTCAAGTGTTGGTAAAGGACCTGCAGACGCTGACGCTGTGGTCGCTGACACCCGACGGCGCGGCGGCAAATGCACCGTGA
- a CDS encoding PQQ-binding-like beta-propeller repeat protein: MSVRTAVLFFVVPAMFVTPGLQGQEWTRFRGPNGTGVSDATTIPVEWTDSDINWKAALPGKGHASPVIWGNRVFLLSADPKTATRYVLALNSETGQELWRKEYPSTVHHLHDRSSFASSTPAVDEQHVYVAWSTPKETLLKALTHDGDEVWSKDLGTWQSQHGFGTSPIVYEDMVILHDSQQANQLDPGEKPGDSYMMAFDRMTGDERWRTPLKSMNVCYSVPFLRKSEDGRSDELICTSTGNGMFSLDPRTGRENWHVNDGLFKMRTVSSPIEVAGLIFGSNGSGQYSANYIVAIQPGPDAKVAYSLENSSDFKAPYVPCLVSKDDLVFCIYDRGYASCIDATTGEVRWMERISGEFSGSPIRVNDHIYAIAEDGTVWVFAASDEYRLLARNPLGEPSRSTPAVANGRLFLRTESHLICVGGKSP, from the coding sequence ATGTCTGTTCGAACCGCCGTTCTGTTCTTCGTCGTGCCCGCGATGTTTGTGACTCCCGGACTTCAGGGACAGGAATGGACTCGTTTCCGTGGTCCCAACGGCACCGGCGTCAGCGATGCCACCACGATTCCCGTCGAATGGACGGACTCCGACATCAACTGGAAGGCCGCACTTCCGGGAAAGGGACATGCGTCTCCCGTGATCTGGGGAAACCGAGTGTTCCTGCTGAGTGCTGATCCGAAAACCGCAACTCGCTACGTTCTGGCGTTAAATTCCGAAACCGGTCAGGAATTGTGGCGAAAGGAATACCCGTCGACCGTTCATCATCTGCACGACCGCAGCAGCTTCGCTTCTTCGACTCCCGCCGTCGACGAACAGCACGTGTATGTGGCATGGTCCACACCGAAGGAAACACTGCTGAAGGCGCTGACTCACGACGGCGATGAAGTGTGGAGCAAAGACCTGGGAACCTGGCAGAGTCAGCACGGATTCGGAACGTCACCGATCGTCTACGAAGACATGGTCATCCTGCACGATTCTCAGCAGGCCAACCAACTTGACCCCGGCGAGAAACCCGGTGACAGCTACATGATGGCGTTTGACCGCATGACGGGCGACGAGCGCTGGCGGACTCCGCTGAAGTCGATGAATGTGTGTTACTCCGTCCCGTTCCTGCGCAAGTCCGAAGACGGCCGTTCCGACGAACTGATCTGCACCAGCACCGGCAACGGCATGTTCAGCCTGGATCCCAGGACCGGCCGCGAAAACTGGCACGTCAACGACGGACTGTTCAAGATGAGAACCGTGTCGTCGCCGATCGAAGTGGCGGGGCTGATTTTCGGCAGCAACGGTTCCGGCCAGTATTCGGCCAACTACATCGTCGCGATACAGCCCGGACCTGACGCAAAGGTTGCCTACTCACTGGAAAACAGCAGTGACTTCAAGGCGCCGTATGTTCCGTGCCTGGTTTCGAAGGATGATCTGGTCTTCTGCATCTACGATCGCGGCTACGCCAGTTGTATCGATGCCACAACGGGTGAAGTGCGCTGGATGGAACGCATCAGCGGCGAGTTTTCGGGATCGCCGATTCGAGTCAACGACCACATCTACGCGATCGCCGAAGACGGCACCGTCTGGGTCTTTGCGGCTTCCGACGAATACAGGCTGCTGGCGAGAAACCCGCTGGGAGAACCCAGCCGATCGACTCCCGCCGTTGCCAACGGCCGGCTGTTTCTGCGCACGGAATCTCACCTGATCTGCGTCGGCGGCAAGTCGCCATGA
- a CDS encoding zf-TFIIB domain-containing protein has product MKCPKCETGVLKPVRVNSVEVDQCSACRGVWFDEPELSVLLGCEKRELKVLSGRQNERLDHKHGDCPRDSTRLTRMCSSLNPDVVVDVCPTCHGIWLDGGELQKLVSE; this is encoded by the coding sequence ATGAAGTGCCCGAAGTGCGAAACCGGAGTTCTGAAACCGGTCCGCGTAAATTCCGTCGAAGTCGATCAGTGTTCCGCGTGTCGCGGGGTGTGGTTCGATGAACCGGAACTGTCCGTGCTGCTGGGCTGCGAAAAACGCGAACTAAAGGTGCTCAGCGGCCGACAGAATGAACGCCTGGACCACAAGCACGGCGACTGCCCGCGGGATTCCACGCGACTGACCCGCATGTGCAGTTCGCTGAACCCCGATGTCGTCGTCGACGTCTGCCCGACATGCCACGGAATCTGGCTGGACGGCGGCGAACTGCAGAAGCTGGTGTCCGAATAA
- a CDS encoding Gfo/Idh/MocA family oxidoreductase, whose protein sequence is MDTTNGKLNRKLRMGLVGGGQGAFIGRVHATAAVLDNRAALVAGALSSNAERAKASAPSYDICESRAYGSYAEMIDKELALPEDKRIDFVSVATPNHTHFEIAKAAVEAGFNVICDKPMTFDFGQAEALVKAVEGSGVVFAVSHNYTGYPLVRQARQMILAGELGEIQAIRSNYIQGWLRSRLESEDQKQAAWRTDPAKSGAAGAFGDIGTHAYNLGRYMTGLLPEEISCHLKIFAPGRRLDDYGHAVIRYQNGALGTVTASQISHGRENDLFIEVDGTKGALAWRQEEPNVMIVRRNGSPHQMYTRDPNAPFMNDLGKSACRLPSGHPEAFLEAFANVYRFAYDSMAARATGGSFEQKDTIYPNVYDGAEGMLFIQQCVASSADNGAWVKFNYAGARR, encoded by the coding sequence ATGGACACGACCAACGGAAAACTGAACCGCAAGCTTCGCATGGGACTGGTCGGCGGCGGCCAGGGAGCCTTCATCGGTCGCGTTCATGCAACCGCGGCGGTGCTTGACAATCGCGCGGCGCTGGTGGCCGGTGCTCTGTCGTCGAACGCTGAACGCGCCAAAGCGTCCGCTCCGTCGTACGACATCTGCGAGTCGCGGGCATACGGGTCGTATGCGGAAATGATCGACAAGGAACTCGCCCTGCCCGAAGACAAACGGATCGACTTTGTCAGCGTGGCGACTCCGAACCATACTCACTTCGAAATCGCCAAAGCCGCCGTGGAAGCCGGGTTCAACGTCATCTGCGACAAGCCGATGACGTTTGATTTCGGTCAGGCGGAAGCACTGGTCAAAGCCGTCGAAGGCAGCGGCGTTGTCTTTGCGGTGTCGCACAACTACACCGGGTATCCTCTGGTCCGGCAGGCTCGGCAGATGATTCTTGCCGGCGAACTGGGCGAAATTCAGGCCATTCGATCCAACTACATTCAGGGCTGGCTGCGCAGCCGGCTGGAATCGGAAGATCAGAAACAGGCGGCCTGGCGTACGGATCCCGCCAAGTCGGGAGCCGCCGGAGCCTTCGGCGATATTGGCACGCACGCTTACAATCTGGGCCGCTACATGACGGGACTGCTGCCGGAGGAGATTTCCTGCCATCTGAAGATTTTCGCTCCCGGCCGCCGGCTGGATGACTACGGACACGCGGTGATTCGTTACCAGAACGGTGCGCTGGGGACGGTGACCGCCAGCCAGATTTCGCACGGTCGCGAAAATGACCTGTTCATCGAAGTCGACGGGACAAAGGGAGCCCTGGCATGGCGGCAGGAAGAGCCCAACGTCATGATCGTGCGCCGCAATGGTTCTCCGCACCAGATGTACACGCGCGACCCGAACGCTCCGTTCATGAATGATCTGGGCAAGTCCGCGTGCCGGCTGCCGTCGGGGCATCCGGAAGCTTTTCTGGAAGCGTTTGCCAACGTGTATCGGTTCGCCTACGACTCGATGGCTGCCCGCGCGACGGGCGGTTCGTTCGAACAGAAGGACACGATTTATCCCAACGTGTACGACGGCGCGGAAGGCATGCTGTTCATCCAGCAATGCGTCGCCAGCAGCGCGGACAACGGAGCGTGGGTGAAGTTCAACTACGCCGGGGCTCGACGGTAA
- a CDS encoding sigma-54 dependent transcriptional regulator encodes MPASGELIEGLIGTSPPMQEVYRMTRKVAPTSATVLLTGETGTGKELIARALHELSPRATGPFIRVNCGALSESLLESELFGHMKGAFTSAIETRTGRFEAAHGGTLFLDEINSVSYQLQVKLLRVLQEHEFERVGDTRTIRVDCRVIAATNVDLMDQIQAGRFREDLYYRLNVIPIYLPALRERQEDIPALIDFFVKRYSRQNGLSAAKVTPAALHFLSTYDWPGNVRELQNYIERALVLACADVIDVGELPQHVRGLAPVRIGRRNDEDLESLQADVVSRGIAEVGPDSNEVYSAVIGRIERELLLQVLKQCQGVQTRTATRLGINRNTLHKKIEEHGLQSEAR; translated from the coding sequence ATGCCCGCCAGCGGAGAACTGATTGAAGGACTGATTGGCACCAGTCCGCCGATGCAGGAAGTTTACCGGATGACTCGAAAGGTCGCCCCGACGTCGGCCACGGTGCTGCTGACCGGTGAAACGGGGACCGGGAAGGAACTGATCGCTCGCGCGCTGCACGAACTTTCGCCGCGTGCCACTGGTCCCTTCATTCGTGTCAACTGCGGCGCGTTGTCGGAAAGCCTGCTGGAAAGCGAGCTTTTCGGGCACATGAAGGGCGCGTTTACGAGTGCCATTGAGACTCGCACGGGGCGGTTCGAAGCCGCACACGGCGGCACGCTGTTTCTGGATGAAATCAATTCCGTCAGCTATCAGCTACAGGTGAAGTTGCTTCGAGTCCTGCAGGAACATGAATTTGAGCGTGTCGGGGACACTCGCACGATTCGAGTCGACTGCCGCGTGATCGCAGCGACCAACGTCGACCTGATGGACCAGATTCAGGCCGGTCGATTTCGTGAGGACCTTTATTACCGGCTGAACGTCATTCCAATCTACCTGCCGGCATTGCGAGAACGCCAGGAGGACATTCCCGCGCTGATCGATTTTTTCGTCAAGCGATATTCCCGGCAAAACGGATTGAGCGCCGCCAAGGTGACGCCGGCGGCTCTGCATTTTCTTTCCACCTACGACTGGCCGGGGAACGTGCGGGAATTGCAGAACTACATTGAGCGGGCTCTGGTGCTGGCCTGCGCCGACGTGATTGACGTGGGCGAACTGCCTCAACACGTCCGCGGCCTGGCTCCCGTTCGCATCGGTCGCCGCAATGATGAAGACCTGGAATCTCTGCAGGCGGACGTGGTCAGCCGCGGCATCGCGGAAGTCGGACCGGACTCCAACGAAGTCTACAGCGCCGTCATCGGCCGCATTGAACGCGAATTGCTGCTGCAGGTGCTGAAACAGTGCCAGGGAGTTCAGACTCGAACAGCGACTCGCCTCGGCATCAACCGCAACACACTGCACAAGAAAATTGAAGAACACGGCCTGCAGTCGGAAGCACGGTGA
- a CDS encoding GEVED domain-containing protein, with the protein MNTLIRTLIRLLNDRKPVRHNSRRMRCPSSLTSAGHVEALEARTLLTLNIAFDYSLDTSGFFNDQVRKDALERAASTLEARIADTFTAITPGAGNSWTAVLNHPTTGVTHQISNPTIPADTIVVYVGARSQTGLAEGGPGGFSGSGSQAFLDNLTTRGESGINPNPGNTANNTDFALWGGQISFRPTAAWHFGTSNPPGGTNDFYSVALHELGHVLGIGTAPPWENQTDGSNRFTGTAAVASFGGPVPLNPDGDHFAYDTTSVLPGTSISQEASLDPDITTGTRKEYTELDWAVLDDIGWDLVEPVLIDYGDAPDTAAGTGTGNYQTTAADNGPSHFIDDRIMLGSLVDSDSGLLQGPNGVDDDQNGFSGDDEDGLVDSATDLTLYAGMIPTVRVNVTNTTGSLGTLYGWIDFNADGIFSNATERVSLAVAGGVTNETVTLTFPAVPGGFTGATFARFRLSTDAAAADSTGHAADGEVEDYLVTILPVDYGDAPDATSGTGAGNYRTRFADNGPVHRISSQLRLGSTVDSDSGVQQNSGATADDDAGSDEDGVIDPQTRLNLIAGQSAVISLKVTNGTGRNATLTGWIDFNGNGVFGELNEVASLVVPSGASDATVALVFTAPPNVSANNTFARFRISTDVAGAAPVGFASDGEVEDYAVTITHPDSTVTLPRLQWPAVSGADNYELWVNDVTRNRSRVIHELRLPETEFLPYDGLLPGSYRMWVRAYSGNSVAGGWMPASDLTIVAGGSVPVVTIPEDNLNNPVPLISWSAVQGAVRYSVTIDDVTNGVSGVMVSEYVSVPWFRPTSALPPGTYRATVRAAADNQPFGGPSEPAQFQVFDTASTKPTAVAPYSGTANTLPTFAWTPVMGATHYDLWVDGVTSNTSQVVRQRRAEAASFTPDAALPAGTYRFWVRAYDEGTPLGTWSAPLEFTVRADPGGARMLAPNDNNTDTLPVFAWTIAANSSKYELWVSDLTRNVSPLIRESSIAGTSFIPENALPVGHYRAWVRSYDQGDNPRAWSSGLDFEIEFADSASLISPTAFVTTAAADVIFAWTQPIEAAGNFRYELWVNDVTRNIARVIHETQLTSQSFVPTAPLASGLFRAWIRLFDTNGNALAWSPAVTFTVG; encoded by the coding sequence ATGAACACGCTCATCCGCACACTGATTCGCCTGCTGAATGATCGCAAACCGGTTCGTCACAATTCTCGGCGAATGAGGTGTCCGTCATCGCTTACCTCAGCCGGGCATGTCGAAGCCCTTGAAGCCCGCACACTGCTGACGCTGAATATCGCGTTCGACTATTCGCTGGACACGAGCGGTTTCTTCAACGACCAGGTTCGCAAGGACGCGCTGGAACGCGCGGCGAGTACACTGGAAGCCCGCATCGCGGACACGTTCACGGCGATTACTCCCGGCGCCGGCAATTCCTGGACGGCCGTTTTGAATCATCCCACGACGGGCGTGACGCATCAGATTTCGAATCCCACGATTCCCGCGGACACAATCGTGGTTTACGTGGGAGCACGTTCGCAAACGGGACTGGCGGAAGGCGGACCGGGAGGCTTCAGCGGCTCCGGCAGCCAGGCATTTCTGGATAACCTGACAACTCGCGGCGAGAGCGGAATCAATCCCAATCCCGGCAACACCGCCAACAACACAGACTTCGCGTTGTGGGGCGGGCAGATTTCGTTTCGGCCGACGGCGGCATGGCACTTCGGCACGTCGAATCCGCCTGGCGGAACCAACGATTTCTATTCCGTGGCGCTGCATGAACTCGGTCACGTGCTGGGAATCGGCACTGCACCGCCGTGGGAAAATCAGACGGATGGTTCCAATCGATTCACAGGAACCGCGGCGGTCGCAAGTTTCGGCGGACCGGTACCATTGAATCCGGACGGTGACCATTTCGCTTACGATACAACCAGCGTTCTGCCGGGGACGTCGATTTCTCAGGAAGCGTCGCTGGACCCTGATATCACCACCGGTACTCGCAAGGAATACACCGAACTGGACTGGGCGGTTCTGGATGATATCGGCTGGGATCTGGTGGAGCCGGTGCTTATTGACTACGGCGACGCTCCCGACACGGCGGCCGGAACGGGAACCGGCAACTATCAAACCACGGCTGCCGACAACGGTCCCAGCCATTTCATCGATGATCGCATCATGCTGGGAAGTCTTGTCGACAGCGACAGCGGGTTGCTGCAGGGACCGAACGGCGTCGATGACGACCAGAACGGATTTTCCGGTGACGACGAAGACGGCCTGGTTGATTCCGCCACCGATCTGACTCTCTATGCCGGGATGATTCCGACCGTTCGCGTAAACGTGACGAACACGACGGGCAGTCTCGGCACGCTTTACGGCTGGATCGATTTCAACGCCGACGGAATTTTCAGCAACGCAACCGAACGCGTGTCACTTGCGGTCGCCGGTGGTGTCACGAACGAAACAGTGACGCTGACGTTTCCCGCCGTTCCGGGAGGATTCACGGGCGCCACCTTCGCTCGTTTTCGGCTCAGCACCGACGCCGCGGCGGCCGATTCCACCGGACACGCCGCTGACGGTGAAGTCGAAGACTACCTGGTCACGATACTTCCCGTCGACTACGGCGACGCACCGGATGCAACCTCCGGAACCGGGGCTGGCAATTACCGCACTCGTTTTGCGGACAACGGTCCGGTTCACCGGATCAGTTCGCAGTTGCGACTGGGAAGCACCGTTGATTCCGACAGCGGCGTGCAGCAGAATTCCGGCGCCACCGCTGATGATGATGCGGGAAGCGACGAAGACGGCGTGATCGATCCGCAGACCCGGCTGAATCTCATCGCCGGCCAGTCCGCCGTGATCTCATTGAAAGTCACCAACGGAACCGGACGAAACGCCACGCTGACCGGCTGGATCGATTTCAACGGCAACGGTGTCTTCGGAGAACTCAACGAAGTCGCTTCGCTGGTTGTCCCGTCCGGAGCATCCGACGCGACCGTGGCTCTGGTATTCACGGCTCCGCCGAATGTGTCCGCCAACAACACATTCGCCCGATTCCGCATCAGCACAGATGTCGCCGGAGCAGCGCCCGTCGGTTTCGCGTCGGACGGTGAAGTTGAAGATTACGCCGTCACGATCACACATCCGGATTCCACCGTCACGCTGCCTCGCCTGCAGTGGCCCGCTGTTTCGGGAGCGGACAACTATGAACTGTGGGTGAACGATGTGACTCGCAACCGGTCGCGAGTGATCCACGAACTGCGACTGCCCGAAACGGAGTTCCTGCCCTATGACGGTCTGCTGCCCGGTTCCTACCGCATGTGGGTGCGAGCGTACTCCGGCAACAGCGTCGCTGGCGGCTGGATGCCCGCGTCCGACCTGACAATCGTCGCCGGTGGAAGTGTGCCGGTCGTCACAATTCCGGAAGACAATCTCAACAATCCCGTGCCGCTGATTTCGTGGTCGGCTGTGCAAGGCGCCGTCCGCTACTCCGTGACAATTGACGACGTGACGAACGGGGTCTCCGGCGTCATGGTCAGCGAGTACGTGTCGGTGCCGTGGTTTCGTCCGACGTCCGCGCTGCCGCCGGGAACTTACCGGGCTACTGTTCGAGCCGCCGCCGACAATCAGCCGTTCGGCGGCCCCTCCGAGCCGGCGCAGTTTCAGGTCTTCGACACGGCCAGCACGAAACCGACCGCGGTCGCACCGTATTCCGGCACAGCCAATACGCTGCCGACGTTCGCATGGACTCCGGTTATGGGAGCGACGCATTACGATCTGTGGGTCGACGGTGTGACCAGCAACACTTCGCAGGTGGTTCGCCAGCGTCGCGCGGAAGCCGCTTCGTTTACGCCCGACGCCGCTCTTCCCGCGGGCACATACCGGTTCTGGGTGCGAGCCTACGACGAAGGCACACCGCTGGGAACCTGGAGTGCCCCGCTGGAATTCACCGTCAGAGCGGACCCCGGCGGTGCGCGGATGCTGGCTCCCAACGACAACAACACCGACACGCTGCCGGTGTTCGCATGGACGATCGCGGCGAACTCTTCGAAGTACGAACTCTGGGTCAGCGATCTGACGCGAAACGTGTCGCCGCTGATCCGGGAATCATCCATCGCCGGAACATCGTTCATTCCGGAAAATGCGCTGCCCGTCGGCCATTACCGGGCCTGGGTGCGCAGCTACGATCAAGGTGACAATCCGCGAGCCTGGAGCAGCGGGCTGGACTTTGAAATCGAATTCGCCGACTCCGCGTCACTGATCAGCCCGACTGCCTTCGTCACGACAGCGGCCGCAGATGTGATCTTCGCCTGGACGCAGCCGATCGAAGCGGCCGGCAACTTCCGGTACGAACTGTGGGTCAACGACGTCACTCGAAACATCGCCCGAGTCATCCACGAAACGCAACTGACCTCGCAGTCCTTCGTCCCGACCGCGCCATTGGCTTCCGGCCTGTTCCGAGCGTGGATTCGTCTGTTCGACACCAACGGCAACGCTCTCGCCTGGAGCCCCGCCGTCACCTTCACCGTCGGATAG
- the leuD gene encoding 3-isopropylmalate dehydratase small subunit — protein sequence MPSNEIKSVTGTGIPLLLDDIDTDRIIPARFLRCVTFEGLGEHAFEDDRQQDANHPFDKPQYQGASVLIAGRNFGCGSSREHAPQSLMRWGIKAIVAESFAEIFFGNCCSLGVLAVTADRGDLQKLSAAVEAAPGTEIVVNLEAQTIAAGDLKIRLGMPASAREALVTGQWDYLGQLLAAQDQVKQHAAKVPYLNEFRSVASA from the coding sequence ATGCCATCCAACGAAATCAAATCCGTCACCGGAACCGGTATTCCCCTGCTGCTGGACGATATTGATACCGACCGCATCATTCCCGCTCGGTTTTTGCGATGTGTGACGTTCGAAGGTCTTGGCGAACACGCGTTTGAGGATGATCGTCAGCAGGATGCGAATCATCCGTTCGACAAGCCGCAGTACCAGGGGGCGTCGGTATTGATTGCCGGGCGGAACTTCGGCTGCGGGTCATCGCGAGAACATGCGCCTCAGTCGCTGATGCGGTGGGGGATTAAGGCGATCGTGGCGGAGTCCTTCGCGGAAATTTTCTTCGGCAACTGCTGTTCGCTGGGAGTCCTGGCGGTTACGGCGGATCGCGGCGACCTGCAGAAGCTTTCCGCCGCCGTGGAAGCAGCACCGGGAACCGAAATCGTTGTGAACCTGGAAGCTCAGACCATTGCAGCCGGCGATTTGAAGATCCGACTCGGCATGCCCGCCAGCGCCCGCGAAGCACTCGTGACCGGTCAATGGGATTATCTGGGACAGTTGCTCGCCGCTCAGGACCAGGTCAAACAGCATGCCGCGAAAGTTCCGTACCTGAATGAATTTCGCTCGGTCGCGTCTGCGTAA
- the leuC gene encoding 3-isopropylmalate dehydratase large subunit, with amino-acid sequence MPDQRNLFNKVWDLHTVRDLPNGQTQLFIGLHLIHEVTSPQAFEILRDRGLKVAYPKRTIATVDHIVPTADQSRPFQDRLAEQMMSAIEKNCSEFGVTLLDLKDNRQGIVHVVGPEQGLTQPGMTIVCGDSHTSTHGAFGSIAIGIGTSNVAQVLATQTMFLDRPKVRRVVVEGELAPGVFAKDVILHIIQQLGVQGGVGYAYEYAGSTFDAMSMEERMTVCNMSIEGGARCGYVNPDQKTVDYLQGRPFAPQGEDFDRAAKWWLSLASGEDAQFDDEVFFNASEIEPTVTWGITPAQSVGVSQPLPRLADVAAGERTLIKEALEFMGLEEGQPVRGTKIDVAFIGSCTNGRISDLREAASVAEGHKVAPNVKAIVVPGSQLVREQAMKEGLDKIFEAAGFEWRGAGCSMCLAMNPDKLQGREVCASSSNRNFKGRQGSPTGRTLLMSPAMVAAAAINGEVTDIREMAGALA; translated from the coding sequence ATGCCCGACCAACGCAATCTGTTCAACAAAGTCTGGGATCTTCACACGGTTCGCGATCTGCCGAACGGGCAGACGCAGTTGTTCATCGGACTGCACCTGATTCACGAAGTCACCAGCCCGCAGGCCTTCGAAATTCTGCGTGACCGCGGCCTGAAGGTGGCGTATCCGAAGCGGACGATTGCCACGGTCGATCACATCGTTCCGACCGCCGATCAGTCGCGGCCGTTTCAGGACAGGCTGGCCGAACAGATGATGTCGGCCATCGAGAAGAACTGTTCCGAATTCGGCGTGACTCTGCTGGACCTGAAGGACAACCGGCAGGGAATCGTGCATGTGGTCGGCCCGGAACAGGGGCTGACTCAGCCCGGCATGACCATCGTCTGCGGCGACAGTCACACCAGCACTCACGGCGCGTTCGGCAGCATCGCGATCGGTATCGGTACCAGCAACGTGGCTCAGGTCCTGGCGACTCAGACAATGTTTCTCGATCGGCCGAAAGTCCGCCGCGTCGTCGTTGAAGGCGAACTGGCTCCGGGTGTCTTCGCGAAGGACGTGATCCTGCACATCATCCAGCAACTCGGCGTGCAGGGCGGAGTCGGCTATGCCTACGAATACGCGGGCAGTACCTTCGACGCGATGTCGATGGAAGAACGCATGACGGTGTGCAACATGAGCATCGAAGGCGGTGCCCGCTGCGGCTACGTCAATCCGGACCAAAAGACCGTCGACTATCTGCAAGGCCGCCCGTTTGCTCCGCAGGGCGAAGATTTTGACCGCGCCGCGAAGTGGTGGCTAAGCCTGGCATCCGGAGAAGACGCTCAATTTGACGACGAAGTTTTTTTCAATGCGTCGGAGATCGAACCGACGGTCACGTGGGGAATCACGCCGGCTCAGTCGGTCGGAGTTTCGCAGCCGCTGCCACGCCTCGCCGACGTCGCAGCCGGCGAACGCACGCTGATCAAAGAAGCTCTGGAATTCATGGGGCTGGAAGAAGGCCAGCCGGTCCGCGGCACAAAGATCGACGTGGCGTTCATTGGTTCTTGCACCAACGGTCGCATCAGCGACCTGCGCGAGGCAGCTAGCGTGGCGGAAGGCCACAAGGTCGCTCCGAATGTGAAAGCCATCGTTGTCCCCGGTTCGCAACTTGTTCGCGAACAGGCCATGAAGGAAGGTCTGGACAAAATCTTCGAAGCGGCCGGCTTCGAATGGCGCGGAGCCGGCTGTTCGATGTGCCTGGCGATGAATCCCGACAAACTTCAGGGCCGCGAAGTGTGTGCTTCCAGCAGCAACCGCAACTTCAAAGGCCGCCAGGGCAGCCCGACCGGAAGAACTCTGCTGATGAGCCCCGCCATGGTCGCCGCCGCCGCGATCAACGGTGAAGTCACCGACATTCGCGAAATGGCGGGAGCACTGGCGTGA